From a single Vanacampus margaritifer isolate UIUO_Vmar chromosome 15, RoL_Vmar_1.0, whole genome shotgun sequence genomic region:
- the usp53a gene encoding ubiquitin carboxyl-terminal hydrolase 53, with protein sequence MALLRLFRKPGSNLGKGYQPGSMMSLAPTKGLLNEPGQNSCFLNSAVQVLWQLDIFRRSLRQLPGHFCLGESCIFCALKGIFSQFQHSRERALPSDNLRNALAETFKDEQRFQLGFMDDAAECFENILERIHLHIVPEETDACTSKSCITHQKFAMSLYEQSVCRSCGASSDPLPFIELVHYVSTTALCQQMIQRKDDSFGELLQAACTVGDLRNCPSKCGQRIRIRRVLMNSPEIVTIGFVWDSDQSDLTEDVIRSLGPHLSLSELFYRVTDEHAIKGELLLVGMICYSSRHYCAFAYHTKSSKWVFFDDATVKEVGSRWKDVVSKCIKGHFQPLLLFYANPNGSAITAEDAPQQQNPSQNQYKNLENGEGVTSPLPSPKKLELTKENLNALLGLKSSLNQKTPSTFSRGSAHTSGGRGPVKIGASDPKRQFRQIFREVAQRAGGEAHPVGREPDRRGQRRPESRYRDAGQDGVYSRSTSPPENGFKQHMETRLYSSQGKGPTRNERPSQLSTRPSPQMSARPSNEPMRSSSRVQVLPSVPSVRSAHYSRKPDTNGYDTDSSQDSRGRPGSAGSGRSRANRLWKPMRETLNVDSVLSGDAADPERPQLSPRRWPGSKSPTLEREWEAMWGGREERKSKNLMTIYEDDQRHENSSSRSSLESLGRGGYGDKDRSKGTATLKVYGDNWKIQRTESGYESSDRISNSSANLDSPVVENFSPKELRPIPELHLTRDIFPPRGSDDDVSQATFSTGEQGKRFPDLHDLNKPLQRKRAFRYTPGVLQHNELDSEKDDADSPVSPVLPYLTKTSSSEWISSDDLVGPFSEREEIHNDAFLHNSPPPLPPKHFGGDQTDPSEPPEIPARRPKSTTPALSHNTLIRWIETTPAERRLSSDASSSKSSDQDRNDLSASESEERVPGRDGADSPDVALPTTYFTVDNCMTDTYRAKFYKRPALYMRTEEHTSSGESDADVRGLPASNAAPSQLPADRPQPGYSASNKPVAKWNPVTPKGLDEHGFL encoded by the exons GTCCTGTGGCAGCTGGACATCTTCCGACGCAGCTTGCGGCAGCTACCCGGCCACTTCTGTTTAGGGGAGTCGTGCATTTTTTGCGCATTAAAG GGCATATTCTCCCAGTTCCAGCACAGTCGGGAGCGTGCGCTGCCATCAGACAACCTGCGTAACGCCTTGGCGGAGACCTTTAAGGACGAGCAGCGCTTCCAGCTGGGCTTCATGGACGATGCCGCAGAGTGCTTT GAAAATATACTGGAGAGGATTCACTTGCACATCGTGCCTGAGGAGACGGACGCGTGCACCTCAAAGTCGTGCATCACCCATCAGAAGTTTGCCATGTCGCTTTACGAGCAG TCTGTGTGCCGTAGCTGTGGGGCATCCTCTGACCCGCTGCCGTTTATAGAGCTGGTGCATTATGTCTCCACCACCGCACTCTG CCAGCAGATGATTCAGCGCAAGGACGATTCCTTCGGAGAACTGTTACAAGCGGCGTGTACGGTCGGAGACCTTCGTAACTGTCCT AGCAAATGTGGCCAGAGGATTCGGATCAGACGCGTCCTCATGAACTCCCCGGAGATCGTCACCATCGGCTTCGTGTGGGATTCGGACCAGTCGGACCTGACCGAGGACGTGATCCGCTCACTGGGGCCTCACCTCAGCCTGTCTGAG CTTTTCTACAGGGTGACCGACGAGCACGCCATAAAGGGTGAGCTGCTGCTGGTGGGGATGATCTGCTACTCCAGCCGCCACTACTGTGCCTTCGCCTACCACACCAAGTCGTCCAAGTGGGTCTTCTTCGACGATGCCACCGTAAAAGAG GTTGGCTCCAGGTGGAAAGATGTGGTCAGCAAATGTATTAAAGGTCACTTTCAGCCTCTTCTACTGTTTTACGCCAACCCGAATGGCAGCGCCATCACGGCTGAGGATGCGCCGCAGCAGCAGAACCCGAGCCAAAACCAGTACAAGAACCTTGAGAACGGAGAAG GTGTGACATCTCCGCTCCCGTCCCCCAAAAAGCTGGAACTGACCAAGGAGAATCTGAACGCCCTGCTGGGTCTTAAATCGTCCTTAAACCAGAAAACCCCTTCCACTTTCAGCCGCGGCAGCGCCCATACGAGTGGAGGACGGGGGCCAG TGAAAATCGGCGCCAGCGATCCCAAGCGTCAATTCCGACAGATTTTCAGAGAAGTTGCGCAGCGAGCCGGCGGCGAGGCGCATCCAGTCGGAAGAGAGCCTGATCGAAGAGGTCAGCGCCGGCCGGAATCGCGCTACAGAG ATGCGGGTCAAGATGGCGTCTACTCCCGATCTACCTCCCCCCCGGAAAATGGATTCAAGCAGCACATGGAGACTCGTCTGTACAGCAGCCAGGGAAAAGGTCCCACCCGGAACGAGCGGCCATCCCAACTTAGCACCAGGCCTTCTCCCCAAATGAGCGCCAGGCCTTCTAACGAGCCCATGCGCTCCAGCTCAAGGGTTCAAGTGTTACCCAGTGTGCCCAGCGTGAGAAGTGCTCACTACAGCAGGAAACCGGACACCAACGGCTACGACACCGACAGCAGCCAGGATTCTCGCGGGCGTCCCGGAAGTGCGGGGAGCGGTCGCAGCAGAGCCAATCGTCTCTGGAAGCCCATGCGGGAGACGCTCAATGTGGACAGCGTCTTGAGCGGCGACGCGGCCGATCCAGAGCGGCCGCAGCTGAGCCCGCGGAGATGGCCCGGCAGCAAGTCGCCGACGCTGGAGCGAGAGTGGGAGGCCATGTGGGGAGGCCGGGAGGAACGCAAGTCCAAGAACCTTATGACCATTTACGAGGACGACCAGAGGCACGAAAACAGCAGCAGCCGCAGCTCGCTGGAATCGCTCGGCCGCGGCGGCTACGGCGACAAGGACAGGTCGAAGGGCACGGCGACTCTTAAAGTGTACGGCGACAACTGGAAGATCCAGCGAACGGAATCTGGCTACGAGAGCAGCGACAGAATTAGCAATAGCTCGGCAAATCTGGACTCACCTGTGGTGGAGAACTTTTCCCCCAAGGAGCTACGGCCAATACCTGAGTTGCATCTGACGCG ggATATATTCCCTCCAAGGGGAAGTGATGATGACGTATCGCAAGCTACCTTTTCGACTG GTGAACAAGGGAAAAGGTTTCCGGACCTGCATGACTTAAACAAACCCTTACAGAG AAAAAGAGCCTTCCGATACACTCCTGGAGTCTTACAACATAACGAGCTGGACAGCGAAAAAGACGACGCCGATAGTCCAGTGAGCCCAGTTCTGCCTTACTTGACAAAGACTAGCAGTTCTGAGTGGATCAGCTCGGACGACCTCGTCGGACCCTTCTCCGAACGCGAGGAGATCCACAATGATGCCTTTCTGCACAATTCCCCCCCACCGCTACCCCCTAAACACTTCGGCGGTGATCAGACGGACCCGTCGGAACCGCCGGAAATACCGGCCCGCCGGCCCAAAAGCACCACGCCTGCGCTCTCGCACAACACCCTGATCCGCTGGATCGAGACGACGCCAGCCGAGCGCAGGCTCTCGTCCGACGCCAGCTCCAGCAAGTCCTCGGATCAGGACCGCAACGACCTGTCGGCCAGCGAGAGCGAAGAGAGGGTCCCGGGCCGAGACGGTGCCGACTCCCCTGATGTGGCTCTGCCCACGACTTACTTCACTGTGGATAACTGCATGACGGACACCTATCGGGCCAAATTCTACAAGCGGCCCGCCTTGTACATGAGAACAGAGGAGCACACGTCTTCAGGGGAGAGCGACGCGGACGTGAGAGGACTTCCTGCGTCAAACGCTGCGCCATCGCAACTCCCCGCCGACCGACCACAACCAG GCTATTCAGCTTCCAATAAGCCTGTTGCAAAGTGGAACCCGGTGACCCCGAAAGGACTGGATGAGCACGGGTTTCTGTAG